From the genome of Mycobacteriales bacterium, one region includes:
- a CDS encoding amidohydrolase family protein — protein MAGFDLVIRGGTVADGTGEPLRTADVGVRDGVVAAVGSVDGKGRREIDADGALVTPGFVDIHSHYDGQATWDNQLTPSSWHGVTTVVMGNCGVGFAPVRPTDHARLVDLMEGVEDIPGAALHEGLTWDWESFPDYLDAVERVPHDIDVAAQLPHGALRLYVMGERGAQRDAATPEEIAEMGRLAREAVEAGALGFTTSRTLNHRTKSGDFTPTLTAEGAELVGIARAIGASGKGVLQLISDFADLDVEFARVRAMSEESGRPLSVSLTQVDMRPDWWRELLDRVEQAAADGLAVRAQVAPRPIGALFGLQASLNPFLLTEAYRSIAGKALADRVAAMREPSLRARILDEARCDHAKGWGWLTRWDKMFVLGDPPDYEPLPETSVEGRAQRLGVAADELAYDLLLEDDGRSLLYFPLFNYTDFNLDVARQMLLHDRTLVGLADGGAHVGTICDASFPTTMLTHWGRDRSRGERLDLSWIVKSMTSDTAGAVGLADRGVLAPGCKADVNVIDFERLTLHHPEMLFDLPAGGKRLVQRADGYLATVVSGEVVYEDGRHTGALPGRLVRG, from the coding sequence ATGGCCGGCTTCGACCTCGTCATCCGCGGCGGCACCGTCGCCGACGGTACCGGCGAACCGCTGCGGACCGCCGACGTCGGTGTCCGCGACGGGGTGGTCGCCGCGGTCGGCTCCGTCGACGGCAAGGGCCGGCGCGAGATCGACGCCGACGGCGCGCTCGTCACGCCCGGTTTCGTCGACATCCATTCGCACTACGACGGCCAGGCGACCTGGGACAACCAGCTGACGCCGTCGTCGTGGCACGGCGTGACGACCGTCGTCATGGGCAACTGCGGCGTCGGGTTCGCGCCGGTGCGGCCGACCGACCACGCCCGGCTCGTCGACCTGATGGAGGGCGTCGAGGACATCCCGGGAGCCGCGCTGCACGAGGGCCTGACCTGGGACTGGGAGTCGTTCCCGGACTATCTCGACGCGGTCGAGCGGGTGCCCCACGACATCGACGTCGCCGCCCAGCTGCCGCACGGCGCGCTGCGGCTCTACGTGATGGGAGAGCGCGGCGCGCAGCGTGACGCAGCAACCCCTGAAGAGATCGCGGAGATGGGCCGGTTGGCGCGCGAGGCGGTCGAGGCCGGCGCGCTGGGCTTCACGACCTCACGCACGCTCAACCACCGCACGAAGAGCGGCGACTTCACCCCCACGCTCACCGCCGAGGGTGCCGAGCTCGTCGGCATCGCCCGGGCGATCGGCGCGAGCGGCAAGGGCGTGCTGCAGCTGATCTCCGACTTCGCCGACCTCGACGTGGAGTTCGCCCGGGTGCGCGCGATGAGCGAGGAGTCGGGGCGCCCGCTGTCGGTGTCGCTCACCCAGGTCGACATGCGCCCCGACTGGTGGCGCGAGCTGCTCGACCGCGTCGAGCAGGCCGCTGCCGACGGCCTGGCGGTGCGGGCGCAGGTGGCGCCGCGGCCGATCGGTGCGCTGTTCGGCCTGCAGGCGTCGCTGAACCCGTTCCTGCTCACCGAGGCCTACCGGTCGATCGCGGGCAAGGCGCTGGCCGACCGGGTCGCCGCGATGCGCGAACCCTCGCTGCGCGCCCGGATCCTGGACGAGGCACGCTGCGATCACGCCAAGGGCTGGGGCTGGCTGACTCGCTGGGACAAGATGTTCGTGCTCGGCGACCCGCCCGACTACGAGCCGCTCCCCGAGACATCGGTCGAGGGGCGCGCGCAGCGGCTCGGCGTGGCGGCCGACGAGCTGGCCTACGACCTGCTGCTCGAGGACGACGGCCGCTCGCTGCTCTACTTCCCGCTGTTCAACTACACCGACTTCAACCTCGACGTGGCGCGGCAGATGCTGCTGCACGACCGCACGCTCGTCGGCCTCGCCGACGGCGGCGCGCACGTCGGCACGATCTGCGACGCCAGCTTCCCGACCACGATGCTCACGCACTGGGGCCGCGACCGGTCCCGCGGCGAGCGGCTGGACCTGTCGTGGATCGTGAAGTCGATGACCTCCGACACCGCCGGCGCCGTCGGGCTCGCCGACCGCGGCGTGCTGGCGCCCGGCTGCAAGGCGGACGTCAACGTCATCGACTTCGAGCGCCTGACCCTGCACCACCCGGAGATGCTGTTCGACCTGCCCGCGGGCGGGAAGCGGCTGGTGCAGCGCGCCGACGGCTACCTCGCCACCGTGGTCAGCGGCGAGGTCGTCTACGAGGACGGCCGGCACACCGGCGCGTTGCCGGGCAGGCTCGTCCGCGGCTGA